From the Chiroxiphia lanceolata isolate bChiLan1 chromosome Z, bChiLan1.pri, whole genome shotgun sequence genome, one window contains:
- the LOC116780861 gene encoding LOW QUALITY PROTEIN: C-type lectin domain family 2 member E-like (The sequence of the model RefSeq protein was modified relative to this genomic sequence to represent the inferred CDS: deleted 2 bases in 1 codon) — MELCLAGEASSCIRGTPKMEEMRDYSRFLGMERSKRAGHSLDMKPEARVACQVMLAALFTALFVTAITFAVQAFQPHPQPYFQCPFNWIRYRGKCYYFSEAAGNWTSSQDNCSALGASLAILDSMEDLSFVMRYKGISEHWIGLLRKDEEQPWQWLNHSLLSHLFQIRGGGLCAYLDDNGLSSSYCSTERSWICNKPELQSSGKGNGMRRAKNLCVSSLGAEGRASHTQIPAAPNLKKALNPLHEGFLRVPGDQQGVDGKGQPLETHVGQS, encoded by the exons ATGGAACTTTGCTTGGCAggtgaggca agcagctgtaTACGTGGAACCCCAAAAATGGAGGAAATGAGAGATTATTCCAGATTTTTGGGCATGGAGAGGAGCAAGAGGGCAG GTCACAGCCTGGACATGAAGCCGGAGGCACGTGTCGCCTGCCAGGTGATGCTGGCAGCGCTCTTCACGGCTCTGTTTGTCACAGCCATCACTTTTGCAG TGCAGGCTTTTCAGCCTCATCCCCAGCCCTACTTTCAGTGCCCCTTCAACTGGATCAGATATAGAGGAAAATGCTACTATTTTTCGGAGGCTGCAGGGAACTGGACATCCAGCCAGGACAACTGCTCAGCACTTGGTGCTTCCTTGGCCATCCTGGACAGCATGGAAGACTTG AGCTTTGTGATGAGATATAAAGGCATTTCAGAGCATTGGATTGGCCTTTTGCGGAAAGATGAGGAGCAGCCATGGCAATGGCTGAACCACTCACTTCTATCACACTT GTTTCAAATCCGTGGTGGTGGGCTCTGCGCTTACCTGGATGACAACGGGCTCAGCTCCTCCTACTGCAGCACTGAGAGGAGCTGGATTTGTAATAAACCTGAGCTACAGAGCTCAGGCAAGGGCAATGGGATGAGACGGGCTAAAAACCTCTGTGTCAGCTCCTTGGGTGCTGAAGGGAGGGCTTCTCACACTCAGATACCTGCTGCACCAAACCTCAAAAAGGCTTTGAATCCCCTGCATGAGGGGTTCTTGAGGGTACCAGGGGACCAACAAGGTGTTGATGGGAAAGGGCAACCTTTGGAGACCCACGTAGGGCAGTCCTAG
- the LOC116780857 gene encoding killer cell lectin-like receptor subfamily B member 1B allele B isoform X3, whose amino-acid sequence MGRKAAEILSGILVEMRAGETYVSLTPSSAGSSKINPISEGFRSPEVHHWVPKAAPEAPAAPPPPEKPPVGDALTLDLISGDLLFRGSKEAVNFCSKSPASDSCPWWHGLLLKAGGLGQFILLVLVVVLSVQVFQGSPQPVVMRVPQPDDEIQGRNQKEQYIFSSLVRYFCKPQVESPTAYAGCKLCPQDWQLHGERCYWLSEELGNWTQGTKSCKNQDSQLVVLQEKKEREHIKVITGKSPPPVWIGVRSHQKEWRWVDDTPFNPKMRFQALQIHFPQGSRSAWEAQMSP is encoded by the exons ATGGGAAGGAAAGCTGCTGAGATCTTGTCTGGAATCCTGGTGGAGATGAGAGCTGGGGAGACCTATGTCTCACtgactcccagctctgctgggagctctAAAATTAATCCCATTTCAGAAGGTTTCAGGTCCCCCGAGGTCCATCACTGGGTGcccaaagctgctccagaggctcctgcagcccctccaccACCTGAGAAACCACCCGTGGGTGATGCCCTCACACTAGACCTCATCAGTGGTGATTTACTTTTTAGAGGAAGCAAAGAAGCTGTAAACTTCTGCTCCAAGTCAC CAGCTTCTGACTCCTGTCCATGGTGGCACGGGCTCCTCCTCAAAGCTGGGGGGCTGGGGCAATTCATCCTGCTGGTCCTGGTGGTGGTACTGAGTGTGCAGG TTTTTCAGGGATCTCCGCAGCCAGTGGTGATGAGAGTTCCCCAGCCAGATGATGAGATCCAGGGAAGGAACCAGAAGGAGCAATACATATTTTCATCCCTGGTGCGGTATTTCTGCAAGCCCCAAGTGGAGAGCCCCACAG cCTATGCTGGCTGCAAGCTGTGTCCCCAGGACTGGCAGCTACATGGGGAAAGATGCTACTGGCTTTCTGAGGAATTGGGAAACTGGACTCAAGGcacaaaaagctgcaaaaatcaAGACTCTCAGCTGGTGGTactccaggaaaagaaagaaagg GAGCACATCAAGGTTATTACAGGCAAAAGCCCACCACCGGTGTGGATTGGAGTAAGGTCGCATCAAAAGGAGTGGAGATGGGTGGATGACACACCCTTCAACCCCAAAAT
- the LOC116780860 gene encoding butyrophilin subfamily 2 member A2-like, whose product MWLLIPSLSCFSVDVTLDPATVGPEVILSEDLKEATWGRPQRRWPEGPGRFDTDPCMLGSEGFTSGRHYWEVEANGRFWTVGVARESVQRKGRVLFKPSTEIWGLQKYDELCVALTAPSNTSIPLLNGEIGVYLDYEVGQVSFYAVGSRQCIFTFPVASFSGEKVFPYFCVLLSTIKLSPKG is encoded by the coding sequence ATGTGGCTTCTGATCCCTTCTCTGTCTTGCTTTTCAGTGGATGTGACCCTGGATCCAGCCACAGTGGGTCCTGAGGTGATCCTCTCCGAGGACCTCAAAGAGGCCACTTGGGGCAGACCTCAGCGCCGGTGGCCTGAGGGTCCCGGCCGGTTCGACACAGATCCGTGCATGCTGGGCAGCGAGGGCTTCACCTCAGGCCGTCACTACTGGGAGGTGGAGGCCAATGGGCGCTTCTGGACCGTGGGAGTGGCCCGTGAGTCGGTTCAGAGGAAAGGCCGTGTCCTCTTCAAGCCCAGCACTGAGATTTGGGGCTTGCAGAAGTATGATGAGCTCTGCGTTGCCCTCACGGCTCCATCCAACACCTCCATCCCACTCCTCAATGGGGAGATTGGGGTCTACCTGGACTACGAGGTGGGACAGGTCTCTTTCTATGCTGTTGGCAGCCGCCAGTGCATCTTCACCTTCCCTGTGGCTTCCTTCAGTGGAGAGAAGGTCTTCCCCTACTTCTGTGTGCTCCTCTCAACCATCAAACTGTCCCCCAAGGGCTGA
- the LOC116780529 gene encoding zinc finger protein RFP-like, protein MAAGSAIRYLQEETTCAVCLDFFHDPVMILSCGHNFCRRCLDCCSVDAAGGGSCPQCRVPFPHGGFRPNRQLANVVAAIQELDTPAAQELCRRHQQPLTLFSHRDGILVCAACAERRAEPAVPLEEAARWYRKQFEGSLKSLQEEYERRASLSEAAKETRQEMLTRVSAEKQKLLVMLEELRRVLSEQESRFLARFRRLCWRLEEQQRGEAAKITWIRQHRAELQAKCQQPDVDLLRDAQTTLSRCTERKVQPSLPSLPELEAELEDVTRKTNTLAEAVTQFKDILGCSLAEDSGGYQRATVTLDPATAHPQILVSPDGRTAGRRESPPAPLPSGKERFESLRCVLGRQGFVGGRHCWAVELHAPTHRGGSGLRRRAGGFP, encoded by the exons ATGGCTGCGGGAAGTGCCATAAGATACCTCCAGGAGGAAACCACCTGCGCTGTCTGCCTGGACTTCTTCCACGACCCTGTCATGATCCTCAGCTGCGGCCACAATTTTTGCCGCCGTTGTCTCGATTGTTGCTCGGTGGATGCCGCCGGCGGTGGTTCCTGTCCTCAGTGCCGGGTCCCTTTCCCGCACGGCGGCTTCCGTCCCAACCGGCAGCTGGCCAACGTGGTGGCTGCCATCCAGGAGCTGGACACGCCGGCGGCGCAGGAGCTTTGCCGGAGGCACCAACAACCCCTCACTCTTTTTAGTCACCGGGATGGAATCCTCGTCTGCGCTGCCTGCGCTGAGCGTCGCGCTGAGCCCGCTGTGCCCCTCGAAGAGGCCGCTCGCTGGTACAGG AAGCAGTTTGAAGGTTCCCTAAAAAGCCTGCAAGAGGAGTACGAGCGACGTGCCAGTCTCAGCGAGGCAGCGAAGGAGACAAGACAGGAGATGCTG ACTCGAGTCAGTGCTgagaagcagaagctgctggtgATGCTGGAAGAGCTCCGGCGGGTTTTGAGTGAACAGGAATCACGTTTCCTTGCCCGGTTCCGTCGCCTGTGCTGGAGGCTGGAGGAACAGCAACGTGGTGAAGCTGCCAAGATAACCTGGATCCGGCAACACCGTGCTGAGCTCCAGGCCAAGTGCCAGCAACCGGATGTTGATCTGCTACGG gATGCCCAAACCACCCTGAGCAG GTGCACAGAGAGAAAGGTGCAGCCGTCGCTGCCATCGCTgccagagctggaagcagagcttGAGGATGTTACCCGGAAAACCAACACGCTGGCAGAGGCAGTGACACAGTTTAAAG ACATCTTGGGCTGTTCACTGGCGGAAGACTCAGGGGGATACCAGAGAG CAACCGTGACCCTGGATCCAGCCACAGCTCACCCCCAAATCCTGGTGTCACCAGATGGCCGGACTGCAGGCCGCCGGGAATCACCcccagctcctcttccctcagGAAAGGAGCGTTTTGAGTCTCTCCGCTGTGTTTTGGGTCGGCAGGGCTTCGTGGGGGGCCggcactgctgggctgtggAG CTACACGCTCCGACGCATCGAGGTGGCTCTGGATTACGCCGGCGGGCGGGTGGCTTTCCGTGA